CTTTTCAAAGAGTACTTTATCCTATTGCAATTCTATGAATATAAAATAGcagaaaataattttgttaaaatatgACAGAACTACAAGGAGATGATTGGGACTTACCTTGTTCAGACGACGAGCTCTCCAAAGCGGGAACAACTATCGGTAAAAACTGGATAGTGGAGGCCTCTGAGCTAGAAGAgctttataataaaatagacaAAAACGGCACTTTGTCTTTAGAATGGAAATGCCCTGGCAGGCGAGCGCCTTCTCCCGTCGATGTGAAAAAAGAAGCTAAAATCGAAGTACCGCAGTCACCAGTGAAGGAAGAGAAATCTGATTTTGATTTTATGGATGAAGTTAGCTCGCTTAGACTGCGGGTGAGGCGGGAAGGCGAGGACACGTTGCGTGGGTCAGCTAAGAAGAAGACTACATCATTTGATGGTATTTTGTCGAATATGATCAGGCACAAACGGATAGAGCAAATGGAGAAGCAGGCAAACACCCCCACCACATCGTCTTCAAGCTCTTCTTGACCTTTTCAGAGTAGGAGATTGAATCTCCGGAAAACATAGTGTCTTGTCAGGCTCAGAGTATATTCTggcaaaatagtttatttacttataattaatattgtctAATTGATTATTTACTAAAGTTAAACAtatttgaaaaaatattaatgttggAAGAGAaaagtcttattttttaagattaagcGACAACAACAATGTATAGGGTACAAcctgcaattattttttcagaaaattgcaccttacAAGGCAACAtacaaggtgctatctgctacaaaaaaaaatcgcagaTAGCACCTTGTATGTTGTTGTAGTCGTAAGCTTAGTACCCAAATGTTATGCACATATAAGTCTGGTGTGAACTTTTAGATACTTTCCTATAGCATTGAGAGTTATCTTTATGAATCTCTTAGAACACACTAAACATAAATGGAGCTTCATTTACATAGTTACTTACATAGTAACCGAAAATCTACTTACAGAATTTGAAAATATTACAAACTATACTTAACCTAGGTTAGTttgtata
This genomic stretch from Leguminivora glycinivorella isolate SPB_JAAS2020 chromosome Z, LegGlyc_1.1, whole genome shotgun sequence harbors:
- the LOC125241459 gene encoding PAXIP1-associated glutamate-rich protein 1, with the protein product MTELQGDDWDLPCSDDELSKAGTTIGKNWIVEASELEELYNKIDKNGTLSLEWKCPGRRAPSPVDVKKEAKIEVPQSPVKEEKSDFDFMDEVSSLRLRVRREGEDTLRGSAKKKTTSFDGILSNMIRHKRIEQMEKQANTPTTSSSSSS